In a genomic window of Leptospira hartskeerlii:
- a CDS encoding response regulator, with protein sequence MTKILCVDDAPTVLKLLDFTLTEEGYSVCKAAGPDEALTKIESEGPFDIGIFDVNMPGRTGIELTKEVLRTEKGKSMKILILTTESSDAMKSQGKDAGAKGWMIKPFNDEDLLAAVKHLIGP encoded by the coding sequence ATGACTAAGATACTCTGCGTAGATGACGCTCCCACGGTTTTAAAACTTTTAGATTTCACTCTTACGGAAGAAGGTTATTCCGTATGCAAGGCCGCAGGACCTGATGAAGCTCTGACTAAAATAGAATCGGAAGGTCCTTTCGATATAGGTATCTTCGATGTGAATATGCCAGGCAGGACCGGAATAGAACTCACTAAAGAAGTTTTAAGAACGGAAAAAGGAAAAAGTATGAAAATACTCATTCTTACTACTGAGTCTAGTGACGCAATGAAATCACAAGGGAAAGATGCAGGCGCGAAAGGATGGATGATCAAACCTTTTAACGACGAGGATCTTCTCGCCGCAGTAAAACACCTGATCGGTCCTTAA
- a CDS encoding protein-glutamate methylesterase/protein-glutamine glutaminase gives MIRVYIIDDNRIVREIIASQLQEDPRFTVVGSSTATEAMKEILKAKPDVITLDVEMPDISGIEFLQWLMPKFPIPVIMLSSFTEAGAKVTLDSLQAGALDFVQKADGSEEDFLRMVLELKNKIRACAKTNVSDILNRKQKTSQTSNKTSSTISKIKLIAIGASTGGTQAIEYLLRNLPGELPPILIVQHMPEYFTGMFAERLDSVSPLKIQEAQEGQSISKGNVYVARGDHHMELGNPPHYNIRIHKGEKVTGHRPSVDVLFHSISKSPLASYCAAFLLTGMGKDGAKGLKALSEKGAMTFGQDESTSVVYGMPREAYEMGAVKEQISLDNIPEKISELCFGTANSYN, from the coding sequence ATGATAAGGGTTTATATCATAGACGATAACCGGATTGTCCGTGAGATAATCGCCTCACAATTGCAAGAGGACCCTAGATTCACAGTAGTAGGATCTTCCACGGCGACTGAGGCGATGAAAGAAATTCTAAAAGCGAAGCCGGACGTAATCACATTAGATGTGGAAATGCCGGATATTAGCGGAATAGAATTCCTGCAATGGTTGATGCCTAAATTTCCAATCCCAGTCATCATGCTCAGTTCTTTTACGGAAGCCGGGGCAAAAGTTACGTTAGATTCATTACAAGCAGGAGCCTTGGACTTCGTTCAAAAAGCGGACGGAAGTGAAGAGGATTTTCTTAGAATGGTATTGGAACTTAAGAATAAGATCCGAGCCTGTGCTAAAACAAATGTTTCCGATATTCTAAATCGAAAACAAAAAACCTCTCAAACAAGTAACAAAACTAGTTCCACGATTTCTAAGATCAAATTAATCGCTATCGGAGCTTCTACAGGAGGAACACAAGCAATAGAATATTTGCTTCGGAATCTTCCCGGAGAACTCCCTCCTATTCTAATAGTGCAACATATGCCCGAATATTTTACGGGAATGTTCGCGGAAAGATTGGATTCTGTTTCTCCTTTAAAGATCCAAGAAGCACAAGAAGGCCAAAGTATTTCGAAAGGGAACGTATATGTAGCCAGAGGAGATCATCATATGGAATTAGGAAATCCTCCACATTATAATATTCGAATACATAAAGGGGAGAAGGTCACAGGTCATAGACCTTCCGTAGACGTATTATTTCATTCAATTTCAAAATCTCCTTTAGCCTCTTATTGTGCAGCATTTCTCCTCACTGGGATGGGGAAAGACGGCGCTAAGGGACTCAAGGCACTTTCCGAAAAAGGTGCAATGACATTCGGACAAGACGAATCTACATCCGTAGTATACGGAATGCCAAGAGAAGCATACGAGATGGGTGCTGTGAAAGAGCAGATCTCTCTTGATAATATCCCGGAAAAAATTTCAGAACTATGTTTTGGAACGGCAAACAGTTATAATTAA
- a CDS encoding chemotaxis protein CheA, with the protein MDREHLLSEFISEARDLIDSAETSLLTLEEEIETVGQGNPETLNKAFRFFHTLKGSSGLLKLETVVKITHLGETLLDILRNQDKVTEFDFSDDLMETLDLLRRIFDRVEEERTDSGFEQETEIIRNKLKEQLDRISRGSEIEKTTPENKFGFFEEAAPSAPKGFGFFEEETKPAIVENIPATSTNINPVIQEAQVVEKKKDIRITTDKLDQLMDFMGELVIAESNVIHHPELEGLRLEGFRSAARHLHKIVRDLQEVTLSMRMVPLSSTFQKMNRLVRDLQKRSQKKLDFKIGGEDTEVDKSVVEIIQDPIIHLLRNSIDHGLESPEERAELGKKDKGIIRLQARQSANEVWILVADDGRGLDREKIINKAREKGILKGNPDEMSDKEVFQLIFTPGFSTAERLTDISGRGVGMDIVLQNIKKLNGKVEVRSKKGEGSTFILRIPLTLGIIEGTVFEVGGTYLTLPTIEISELVSLKDQKLIHPYKDQEVLDLRGIYIPVIRINDLLGLREKLEYKSKNPVLIILENEDRFLGILVDEVLGNQNIVIKPLSSSIQKAQGVNGFTILGNGRVSLILDTKFLFEKFHGTTSASTGENSNLSLEKMA; encoded by the coding sequence ATGGATCGAGAACATCTTCTTTCGGAATTCATTTCGGAAGCTCGGGACCTGATCGACTCTGCGGAAACTTCTCTTCTAACATTAGAAGAAGAGATTGAAACCGTGGGACAGGGAAATCCAGAGACTTTAAACAAAGCTTTCCGTTTTTTCCATACTCTCAAAGGTTCTTCCGGTTTATTAAAACTAGAGACCGTGGTAAAGATCACTCACCTGGGTGAAACACTTCTAGATATATTAAGAAATCAGGATAAAGTTACTGAGTTCGATTTCAGTGACGATCTGATGGAGACTTTGGACCTTCTTCGTAGGATATTCGATCGTGTGGAAGAAGAAAGAACTGATTCCGGTTTCGAACAAGAAACTGAGATCATCCGGAACAAACTAAAAGAACAATTGGATCGAATTTCCAGAGGTTCCGAAATAGAAAAAACTACCCCAGAGAATAAATTCGGATTTTTTGAAGAAGCTGCTCCTTCTGCTCCAAAAGGGTTCGGATTTTTCGAAGAAGAGACTAAGCCTGCGATCGTAGAGAATATTCCGGCTACTTCTACCAATATTAACCCAGTGATACAAGAAGCCCAAGTCGTGGAGAAAAAGAAAGATATCCGTATCACTACGGATAAGCTGGATCAGCTCATGGATTTCATGGGAGAATTGGTAATAGCAGAATCTAACGTGATCCATCACCCTGAATTGGAAGGATTAAGATTAGAAGGCTTTCGCTCAGCAGCGAGACACCTGCACAAGATCGTAAGAGATCTGCAAGAAGTTACATTATCCATGAGAATGGTGCCTCTCTCTTCTACCTTCCAAAAAATGAATCGTTTGGTAAGAGATTTACAAAAACGTTCTCAGAAAAAATTAGATTTCAAGATCGGCGGAGAAGATACTGAAGTAGATAAGTCTGTAGTAGAGATCATACAAGATCCGATCATCCATCTATTAAGAAATTCTATTGATCACGGTTTAGAATCTCCGGAAGAAAGAGCCGAGCTTGGTAAAAAAGATAAAGGAATCATCCGTTTACAAGCAAGGCAATCTGCAAACGAAGTTTGGATCCTAGTAGCGGATGACGGAAGAGGCCTTGATCGGGAAAAGATCATCAACAAGGCCAGAGAAAAAGGGATCCTAAAAGGAAATCCGGACGAGATGAGTGATAAAGAAGTTTTCCAACTCATATTCACTCCAGGATTTTCCACTGCAGAAAGACTCACCGATATTTCCGGCAGAGGTGTCGGAATGGATATCGTTCTTCAAAATATCAAAAAATTGAACGGTAAAGTAGAAGTGCGTTCCAAAAAAGGAGAAGGTAGCACTTTCATTTTAAGAATTCCACTTACTTTAGGGATTATTGAAGGAACCGTTTTTGAAGTGGGTGGAACTTATCTTACTCTACCTACGATAGAAATCAGCGAATTAGTAAGTCTAAAAGACCAGAAATTGATCCATCCATATAAAGACCAAGAGGTTTTGGACTTAAGAGGGATCTATATACCTGTGATCCGGATCAATGATCTACTCGGTCTGAGAGAGAAGTTAGAATACAAAAGTAAAAATCCGGTTCTGATCATTCTGGAGAATGAGGACAGATTCCTTGGGATACTCGTGGACGAAGTATTAGGAAATCAGAATATTGTGATCAAGCCACTTTCTTCCTCTATCCAAAAAGCCCAAGGGGTGAACGGATTTACGATATTAGGGAATGGAAGAGTAAGTTTGATCTTAGATACTAAATTCTTATTCGAAAAATTCCACGGGACCACTTCCGCGTCTACCGGGGAAAACTCAAATCTAAGTTTGGAAAAAATGGCCTAA
- a CDS encoding methyl-accepting chemotaxis protein, which yields MSVKAKLTIGFSTVVVLLIFVAGFAVYRLNTFNNVVTKAVNVSAKKATMLLAMRTAILKVTRAEKNTILSTEEDDMKKYIGETETNLALLPQLGTDVYPLLQEAGKRNMEEFRIVEKDYRATLKKVLDLAFVNKNVEARQISQVQLRAHLDKMEGFLNQMIDRAQKELDDANKSTDELYAETTFLMILIPILSSLIAVSSAIWITVSVNKALNTALEVVGSVSSAAAQVSATAFSLSQSSNEQAASLEETTAAVEEMSSTIEQNSHNAKETNAMAESSSKDANKGRKSVLETLNAMKKISGKINIIEEIAYQTNLLALNAAIEAARAGKHGKGFAVVADEVRKLAERSQIAAQEINGLSRDSVERAEDAGKLIEEIVPSIENTAKLIQEISVSSDEQARGITQINTAMVQLDQATQENAASSEELASTAKELNDQAEALLTVMGTLIKIREEVLTASKTRSKKQNRETSVVNQPVKSHFHAPHFDLKHAASQFGNAKRDPKKTSNGKNFLPMIEEESEATNQSENSSGSEENSGEIKV from the coding sequence ATGAGCGTCAAAGCAAAATTAACCATAGGATTCTCAACCGTAGTCGTTCTATTGATATTCGTAGCAGGATTTGCAGTGTATCGTTTGAATACTTTTAATAATGTTGTTACTAAGGCGGTCAATGTTTCCGCTAAAAAAGCCACGATGCTTCTCGCGATGCGGACGGCCATACTCAAGGTCACTCGGGCGGAAAAGAACACCATACTTTCCACCGAAGAAGATGACATGAAAAAATATATCGGTGAAACGGAAACGAATTTAGCTCTTTTACCACAATTAGGAACGGATGTTTACCCTCTTCTCCAAGAAGCAGGCAAAAGAAATATGGAGGAGTTCCGTATAGTAGAAAAAGATTATAGAGCTACTCTGAAAAAAGTTTTAGATCTCGCATTCGTGAATAAAAACGTAGAAGCTAGACAGATCTCCCAAGTACAATTAAGGGCTCATTTGGACAAAATGGAAGGTTTTCTGAACCAGATGATCGATCGTGCCCAAAAGGAACTAGATGACGCAAACAAGAGCACAGACGAGTTGTATGCGGAAACCACCTTCTTAATGATCCTTATTCCTATTCTTTCTTCCCTGATTGCAGTAAGCTCCGCCATTTGGATCACAGTTTCGGTCAATAAGGCCTTAAATACTGCATTAGAGGTAGTAGGTTCGGTTTCCTCTGCAGCAGCTCAGGTTTCTGCAACTGCATTCTCTTTGAGCCAATCCTCCAACGAACAAGCGGCAAGTTTGGAAGAAACCACTGCTGCTGTAGAAGAGATGTCTTCTACAATAGAGCAAAACTCACATAACGCAAAAGAAACCAACGCCATGGCGGAATCTTCTTCTAAAGACGCCAATAAGGGAAGAAAATCCGTACTCGAAACTTTAAATGCAATGAAAAAGATCTCAGGTAAAATTAATATTATCGAAGAGATCGCCTACCAAACCAACTTACTAGCGTTAAATGCTGCGATTGAAGCGGCAAGAGCTGGCAAACATGGAAAAGGATTTGCAGTAGTCGCAGATGAAGTAAGGAAGTTAGCGGAAAGAAGCCAGATAGCAGCTCAAGAGATCAACGGACTTTCTAGAGACTCAGTAGAACGTGCGGAAGATGCGGGAAAACTTATAGAAGAGATCGTTCCGAGTATAGAGAATACTGCGAAGCTGATCCAAGAAATTTCAGTTTCTTCCGATGAACAAGCAAGAGGTATCACTCAGATCAATACTGCGATGGTCCAATTAGACCAAGCTACCCAAGAGAATGCTGCGTCGTCCGAAGAGTTAGCGTCCACTGCAAAAGAATTGAACGACCAAGCGGAAGCGCTTTTGACAGTCATGGGGACTCTGATCAAGATCAGAGAAGAAGTATTAACCGCTTCCAAAACAAGATCCAAAAAGCAGAATAGAGAAACTTCCGTTGTCAATCAACCGGTCAAATCACATTTTCATGCTCCTCATTTCGATCTGAAACATGCAGCTTCTCAATTTGGAAATGCAAAAAGAGATCCCAAGAAGACTTCCAATGGAAAAAATTTCCTTCCTATGATAGAAGAAGAGTCCGAGGCAACTAACCAGTCCGAAAACTCTTCCGGCTCAGAAGAAAATTCCGGCGAAATCAAAGTATAA
- a CDS encoding chemotaxis protein CheW, with translation MAENEIDLLLEEDEADDEDTLENKYLVFSLADREYGLEIKYIIEIIGMQPITEVPDMPAFIKGVTNLRGKVVPLIDVRLRFHMESIPYTEKTCVIILNIEGESLGLIVDTVREVVSIPSENTEPAPKMGDGEANRFIASFGKVEDSVKILLDVRKLLRDDELEVLHDKLPENGTPA, from the coding sequence ATGGCAGAAAACGAAATAGATCTTCTTCTAGAAGAAGACGAAGCGGATGATGAAGACACACTAGAGAATAAATATTTAGTCTTTTCACTGGCCGATAGAGAATACGGACTAGAGATTAAATATATCATAGAGATAATCGGGATGCAGCCTATAACGGAAGTTCCCGATATGCCCGCCTTTATAAAAGGAGTAACCAACCTCCGAGGTAAAGTCGTCCCACTAATCGACGTTAGGCTAAGATTTCATATGGAATCCATTCCATATACCGAAAAGACCTGCGTAATCATCTTAAACATAGAAGGAGAAAGCCTAGGACTTATCGTGGATACTGTCCGCGAAGTGGTAAGTATTCCTTCCGAAAACACCGAGCCCGCCCCAAAGATGGGGGATGGAGAGGCAAATCGTTTTATCGCCTCGTTCGGAAAAGTAGAAGATTCAGTCAAAATCCTACTCGATGTTCGTAAACTTCTGAGAGACGACGAGTTGGAAGTCCTACATGACAAACTTCCTGAAAATGGAACTCCAGCCTGA
- a CDS encoding chemotaxis protein CheD, protein MFVNVGEYLFSQTPVAMKTLLGSCVSVCLFDPFNRFGGMNHILLPGKSNVDDSARFGINAMELLINEFVKKGSPRSRLQAKIIGGGKVLSLGPKSVPIGERNVEFVKEFLRSEEISVSGEETGGQYYRNLRFFTHTFEVFVKRVQIDLEKNMIEKNEAAYLDKIRENMRKKTPITFF, encoded by the coding sequence ATGTTTGTTAATGTAGGAGAATATTTATTTTCACAAACTCCAGTCGCGATGAAGACCCTCTTAGGTTCTTGCGTATCCGTATGTCTATTTGATCCATTCAATAGATTCGGCGGGATGAATCATATACTTCTTCCCGGAAAATCAAACGTAGATGATTCAGCGAGATTCGGGATCAATGCAATGGAATTATTGATCAATGAATTCGTGAAGAAAGGAAGTCCCAGAAGCCGTTTGCAGGCAAAGATTATCGGTGGGGGCAAAGTCCTAAGTTTAGGACCTAAAAGTGTTCCTATTGGCGAAAGGAACGTAGAGTTTGTGAAAGAATTTCTGAGATCGGAAGAAATTTCTGTTTCCGGAGAAGAAACCGGAGGCCAATATTATAGAAATCTACGCTTTTTCACTCATACTTTCGAAGTGTTTGTAAAACGTGTACAAATCGATCTAGAGAAAAATATGATCGAGAAAAACGAAGCAGCTTATTTGGACAAAATACGGGAGAATATGCGGAAAAAAACGCCGATTACTTTCTTTTAA
- a CDS encoding sensor histidine kinase, producing MNSLVRNLLSPAILTEENGKIIESNDKFAELIGKELDATFDYHDWIHPVDREHEISLWEKDPNLKHYEMVKRLKNTDEIYLAYHTVTSRTTNGSLLTLFLPMENKLPSDFKNISIHPTGESVKKAEIEIYRKALELFDWKQSLKDRYSSTAWMDSAIKQINITLMQGTGVGSLMTVLSMILSKAKRKEGAEFVEIRSNLFDLLQDGVASASRFTNFLSSAQALFEESETPDEIGTVAEFVDVLREVIDEISPSVALKDQKILVSDNLHILSNRLRFKKPWISTIAKEVLINALKYSPDKSNVLILVLRIGDELQFKVINDPPFSGYLQEFHEDLVFEPFYRGVKFMDERFDQEQFGMGLGLPVVKKLVELQNGKVHLQTMNLNLDDTRKEGICLTMRFPVIE from the coding sequence TTGAATTCCCTCGTACGCAATTTATTATCACCTGCTATTCTTACCGAAGAAAACGGCAAAATTATAGAATCAAATGACAAGTTTGCCGAGCTGATCGGCAAAGAGTTGGATGCTACTTTTGATTATCATGATTGGATCCATCCTGTCGATAGAGAACACGAGATTTCTTTATGGGAAAAAGATCCGAACCTAAAACATTATGAAATGGTAAAACGTCTGAAAAACACGGACGAGATCTATTTAGCGTACCATACGGTCACTTCCAGGACAACGAACGGAAGTTTGTTAACTCTATTCTTACCTATGGAGAATAAACTTCCTTCTGACTTTAAAAATATCTCCATTCATCCGACCGGTGAAAGCGTGAAGAAGGCAGAGATAGAAATTTATCGAAAAGCATTGGAACTATTCGATTGGAAACAGTCCCTCAAGGATAGATATTCTTCCACTGCTTGGATGGATTCGGCGATCAAACAGATTAATATCACTTTAATGCAAGGAACCGGTGTAGGAAGTTTAATGACTGTACTTTCTATGATACTTTCCAAAGCTAAGAGGAAAGAAGGAGCAGAATTTGTAGAAATACGCTCTAATCTTTTTGATCTTCTGCAGGACGGAGTTGCAAGCGCTTCTAGGTTTACGAATTTTTTATCTTCTGCACAGGCTCTTTTTGAAGAGAGTGAAACTCCGGATGAAATAGGAACAGTTGCAGAATTTGTAGATGTATTAAGAGAGGTGATAGATGAGATTAGTCCTTCAGTCGCTCTCAAGGATCAAAAGATCCTAGTATCAGATAATTTGCATATTCTCTCCAATCGTTTAAGATTTAAGAAACCATGGATCTCTACGATTGCTAAAGAGGTTTTAATTAATGCTTTAAAGTATTCTCCGGACAAATCTAATGTTCTAATTCTAGTTCTTCGGATCGGAGATGAGTTGCAATTTAAGGTGATCAATGATCCTCCTTTTTCAGGTTATTTGCAGGAATTCCATGAGGATCTTGTATTCGAACCTTTTTATAGAGGTGTCAAGTTCATGGACGAACGCTTCGATCAAGAGCAATTTGGAATGGGCCTTGGGCTTCCAGTTGTTAAGAAGCTGGTAGAGTTGCAGAATGGAAAAGTGCATCTGCAGACGATGAACCTGAATTTGGACGATACCAGAAAAGAAGGGATCTGTCTTACAATGCGTTTTCCAGTCATAGAGTAG